In Cupriavidus taiwanensis, the following are encoded in one genomic region:
- the prmA gene encoding 50S ribosomal protein L11 methyltransferase, producing MAFQECVIEVAQDQAEAWSDALFDLGALSVSVEDADADTPDEQPLFGEPGLEPKQLAWNRSRVVALFGDDADPAVVVAAAANQLGIDPVPAYQLRAVEDQDWVRLTQSQFEPIRVGERIWVVPSWHDAPEPDAVVLELDPGLAFGTGSHPTTRLCMQWLEQNLKPSETVLDYGCGSGILAIVARKLGAGDTVGIDIDPNAVEASRYNAERNRVEASFALPESVSEASYDLVVANILSNPLKLMAAMLSARVRAGGRLVLSGVLERQADEVAAAYAPWLPLTVWRSEEGWVCLHGTRP from the coding sequence GTGGCATTTCAGGAATGTGTGATCGAAGTGGCGCAGGACCAGGCCGAAGCCTGGTCTGACGCCCTGTTCGACCTCGGCGCGCTGTCGGTCTCGGTGGAAGACGCCGATGCCGACACGCCCGATGAGCAGCCGTTGTTCGGCGAGCCCGGGCTGGAACCGAAGCAACTCGCGTGGAACCGCTCGCGCGTGGTCGCGCTGTTCGGCGACGACGCCGACCCGGCCGTGGTGGTGGCAGCCGCCGCCAACCAGCTCGGCATCGACCCGGTGCCGGCTTACCAGCTGCGCGCGGTCGAGGACCAGGACTGGGTGCGGCTGACGCAATCGCAGTTCGAGCCGATCCGCGTGGGCGAGCGCATCTGGGTGGTGCCGTCGTGGCACGACGCGCCCGAGCCCGACGCCGTGGTGCTTGAGCTGGACCCGGGCCTGGCCTTCGGCACCGGCAGCCATCCCACCACGCGGCTGTGCATGCAGTGGCTGGAGCAGAACCTGAAGCCGAGCGAAACCGTGCTCGACTACGGCTGCGGCTCCGGCATCCTGGCGATCGTGGCGCGCAAGCTCGGCGCGGGCGACACGGTCGGCATCGACATCGACCCCAACGCGGTGGAAGCATCGCGCTACAACGCCGAACGCAACCGCGTCGAGGCGTCGTTCGCGCTGCCGGAATCCGTGTCCGAAGCCAGCTACGACCTGGTGGTCGCCAATATCCTGTCCAATCCGCTCAAGCTGATGGCCGCGATGCTGAGCGCGCGCGTGCGCGCCGGCGGGCGGCTGGTGCTGTCCGGCGTGCTCGAGCGCCAGGCCGACGAAGTGGCCGCGGCCTACGCCCCCTGGCTGCCGCTGACGGTGTGGCGCAGCGAGGAAGGCTGGGTCTGCCTGCACGGCACCCGCCCCTGA
- a CDS encoding DUF3426 domain-containing protein, which translates to MAAVKLVTRCPACRTAFRLVADQLRLRQGLVRCGQCETVFDAREHLIEIPLPAGSTAPSAQKPAAAPAPAAAAAETTAPPASAPATDAPTPAFTPTIDPGYDVPALDAPTMLMSSPEDMGAPPQAGMDDAEIERALREANAAVADRDAREAQRQAAGPVAEAAPAPAQPPAPATAWPALDHGALDSPAAKPAAPAPAAIPSASEFLRAASADEASDAALWPDHAPRPADPAPAAAPPTALPGIGEQDEARAAGPDTIASATGGAVAREQATRRWVRAEAPAGPVFAPDFLRHARERERERQPRRPLTVPRAAWRVAAVVLAIAALLQLAYLGRSQLAGHFPMLRPALEAACAPLGCTVPPWRDIDALRIETSQLQRQDEGGDTYLLAVTLRNLGRASTALPAIELVMTDLQDQLLLRRVLQPAEYLEPSQQVFAAQGLRAGMELPVRVRFRTQQAPANYRVLIFYP; encoded by the coding sequence ATGGCCGCCGTCAAGCTAGTCACGCGCTGCCCGGCCTGCCGCACCGCCTTCCGGCTGGTCGCCGACCAGCTGCGCCTGCGCCAGGGACTGGTGCGCTGCGGCCAGTGCGAAACCGTGTTCGACGCGCGCGAGCACCTGATCGAGATTCCGCTGCCTGCGGGCAGCACCGCGCCCTCGGCACAGAAGCCGGCGGCCGCGCCCGCGCCTGCCGCCGCGGCCGCTGAAACCACGGCGCCGCCCGCATCGGCGCCAGCGACGGACGCCCCGACTCCCGCCTTCACCCCGACCATCGACCCCGGCTACGACGTGCCTGCGCTCGATGCGCCGACCATGCTGATGTCGTCGCCCGAGGACATGGGCGCGCCGCCGCAGGCGGGCATGGACGATGCCGAGATCGAGCGCGCGCTGCGCGAAGCCAACGCAGCCGTCGCCGACCGCGATGCGCGCGAGGCGCAGCGCCAGGCTGCTGGCCCGGTCGCCGAAGCGGCGCCGGCGCCGGCACAGCCGCCCGCCCCGGCCACCGCGTGGCCGGCGCTCGATCACGGCGCGCTCGATAGCCCGGCCGCGAAACCCGCGGCACCGGCCCCCGCCGCCATCCCCAGCGCGAGCGAATTCCTGCGCGCGGCATCGGCCGATGAGGCATCCGATGCCGCGCTCTGGCCGGATCACGCGCCGCGCCCGGCTGACCCGGCTCCGGCCGCCGCGCCGCCGACCGCATTGCCCGGCATCGGCGAGCAGGACGAAGCGCGCGCCGCCGGTCCCGACACCATTGCCAGCGCCACCGGCGGCGCCGTCGCGCGCGAGCAGGCGACGCGCCGCTGGGTCCGCGCCGAAGCCCCGGCCGGCCCGGTGTTCGCCCCTGACTTCCTGCGGCACGCGCGCGAGCGCGAGCGCGAACGCCAGCCGCGCCGGCCCCTCACAGTGCCGCGCGCTGCCTGGCGCGTGGCCGCCGTGGTACTCGCCATCGCCGCGCTGTTGCAGCTGGCGTACCTGGGACGCAGCCAGCTCGCCGGACACTTTCCGATGCTGCGCCCGGCACTCGAGGCGGCCTGCGCACCGCTGGGCTGCACGGTGCCGCCGTGGCGCGACATCGACGCGCTGCGCATCGAGACCTCGCAATTGCAGCGCCAGGATGAAGGCGGCGACACCTACCTGCTGGCGGTCACGCTGCGCAACCTGGGCCGCGCCAGCACCGCGCTGCCGGCGATCGAACTGGTGATGACCGACCTGCAGGACCAGCTGCTGCTGCGCCGGGTGCTGCAGCCCGCGGAATACCTGGAGCCGTCGCAACAGGTCTTCGCCGCGCAGGGCTTGCGCGCGGGCATGGAGCTGCCGGTTCGGGTACGATTCCGGACGCAGCAGGCGCCAGCCAACTATCGCGTGCTGATTTTTTACCCCTGA
- the tpx gene encoding thiol peroxidase, with the protein MSNVTLGGNAIEVAGKFPQAGDKAPAFSLVGKDLKDVTLADFAGKRKVLNIVPSLDTPVCQASARKFNEAASGLANTVVLTISADLPFAMGRFCSAEGLANVVPLSTMRGAEFKGNYGVDIKTGPLAGVTARAVVVLDENDTVKYSQLVPEIKTEPDYDAALAALK; encoded by the coding sequence ATGAGCAACGTCACCCTCGGCGGCAACGCCATCGAAGTCGCAGGCAAGTTCCCGCAAGCCGGCGACAAGGCGCCCGCCTTCTCGCTGGTCGGCAAGGACCTGAAGGACGTCACGCTGGCCGACTTCGCCGGCAAGCGCAAGGTGCTGAACATCGTCCCGAGCCTGGATACGCCGGTGTGCCAGGCATCCGCGCGCAAGTTCAACGAGGCAGCCAGCGGCCTGGCCAACACCGTGGTGCTGACCATCTCCGCCGACCTGCCGTTCGCCATGGGCCGCTTCTGCAGCGCCGAAGGCCTGGCCAACGTGGTGCCGCTGTCGACCATGCGCGGCGCCGAGTTCAAGGGCAACTATGGCGTTGACATCAAGACCGGCCCGCTCGCCGGCGTGACCGCCCGCGCCGTGGTGGTGCTCGACGAGAACGACACCGTCAAGTACAGCCAGCTGGTGCCCGAGATCAAGACCGAGCCCGACTACGACGCCGCCCTGGCCGCGCTGAAGTAA
- a CDS encoding carbohydrate kinase family protein yields MASLICGSVAYDTIMTFDGRFREHILPDQIHMLNVSFLVPGMRREFGGCAGNIAYTLKMLGGDPVVMATVGVDAEPYLEYLRKLEIPTGHIRVLPETFTAQAMITTDLDNNQITAFHPGAMSQSQLNHVKQALGGAQAPSLGIVAPDSREGMLHHARQFAEAGVPFIFDLGQAMPLFNGDDLREFVELASYVTVNDYEAQVLLSRTAWTSAEVAAKVRAFIVTHGERGASIFADGRQHAIPAVAAERIVDPTGCGDAFRGGLLYGIENGLDWETTGRLASLMGSVKIAQQGPQNHWLSREEIGNRFQSAFGYRYA; encoded by the coding sequence ATGGCCAGCCTGATCTGCGGCTCCGTCGCCTACGACACCATCATGACGTTCGACGGACGCTTCCGCGAACACATCCTGCCGGACCAGATCCATATGCTGAACGTCTCGTTCCTGGTGCCCGGCATGCGCCGCGAGTTCGGCGGTTGCGCCGGCAACATCGCCTATACGCTGAAGATGCTGGGGGGCGATCCGGTGGTGATGGCCACCGTCGGCGTCGACGCCGAACCCTACCTGGAATACCTGCGCAAGCTGGAGATCCCCACCGGCCACATCCGCGTGCTGCCGGAGACCTTCACCGCGCAGGCGATGATCACCACCGACCTGGACAACAACCAGATCACCGCCTTCCACCCTGGCGCAATGAGCCAGTCGCAGCTGAACCATGTCAAGCAAGCGCTGGGCGGCGCCCAGGCGCCGAGCCTTGGCATCGTCGCGCCCGACAGCCGCGAAGGCATGCTGCACCATGCGCGCCAGTTCGCCGAGGCCGGCGTGCCCTTCATCTTCGACCTGGGCCAGGCCATGCCGCTGTTCAACGGCGACGACCTCCGCGAGTTCGTTGAACTCGCCAGTTACGTGACAGTCAATGACTACGAGGCGCAGGTCCTGCTGTCCCGCACCGCGTGGACCAGCGCCGAGGTTGCCGCCAAGGTCCGTGCCTTCATCGTCACGCACGGCGAACGCGGCGCCAGCATCTTTGCCGATGGCCGCCAGCACGCGATCCCGGCCGTTGCGGCCGAGCGCATCGTCGACCCGACCGGCTGTGGCGACGCCTTCCGCGGCGGCCTGCTCTACGGCATTGAAAACGGATTAGACTGGGAAACGACCGGCCGCCTGGCATCGCTGATGGGGTCGGTCAAGATCGCGCAGCAGGGTCCGCAGAACCACTGGTTGTCGCGCGAGGAAATCGGCAACCGGTTCCAGTCTGCATTCGGGTACCGCTACGCCTGA
- a CDS encoding histone H1-like DNA-binding protein, with protein MATAAKKKPAAKKAAKPAAKKAAVKKVAAKKAAPAAKKAAAKKAPAKKAAVKKVAAKKAAPAKKAAAKKAPAKKAAVKKVAAKKVATKKVAAKKAAPAKKAAVKKVAAKKAAPAKKAAAKKAPAKKAAAKKAAPAKKAAAKKPAAKKAAAKKPAAKKAAAKPAAAPAVAPASAAKTALNPAAAWPFPTGNRP; from the coding sequence ATGGCAACTGCTGCAAAGAAAAAGCCGGCGGCTAAGAAGGCCGCCAAGCCGGCCGCCAAGAAGGCTGCTGTGAAGAAGGTCGCCGCCAAGAAGGCTGCACCGGCCGCCAAGAAGGCAGCCGCCAAGAAGGCACCGGCCAAGAAGGCCGCGGTGAAGAAGGTCGCCGCCAAGAAGGCCGCACCGGCCAAGAAGGCAGCCGCCAAGAAGGCACCGGCCAAGAAGGCCGCAGTGAAAAAGGTAGCCGCCAAGAAGGTCGCGACCAAGAAGGTTGCAGCCAAGAAGGCAGCACCGGCCAAGAAGGCCGCGGTGAAGAAGGTCGCCGCCAAGAAGGCAGCACCGGCCAAGAAGGCAGCCGCCAAGAAGGCGCCCGCCAAGAAGGCCGCTGCCAAGAAGGCTGCACCGGCCAAGAAGGCTGCTGCGAAGAAGCCGGCCGCCAAGAAGGCTGCCGCCAAGAAGCCGGCTGCCAAGAAGGCTGCCGCCAAGCCTGCCGCGGCCCCTGCCGTTGCTCCCGCTTCGGCTGCCAAGACCGCGCTGAACCCGGCTGCTGCCTGGCCGTTCCCGACGGGCAACCGTCCGTAA
- a CDS encoding DUF2147 domain-containing protein — MRSPSLLACTVRAAVLAATLLASAAALAQATPSGTWKTIDDNTGKPRGLVEITEKNGVYSGRLLKSFVDSDGKPRVCDKCTDARKDQPLIGMTILSGLRKTGDNEWSGGEILDPENGKVYKSKMSLAEDGNKLNVRGFIGISLIGRTQTWEREH; from the coding sequence ATGCGCAGCCCTTCCCTCCTTGCTTGCACCGTGCGCGCCGCGGTGCTCGCCGCCACCCTGCTCGCCAGCGCCGCGGCGCTGGCGCAGGCCACGCCCAGCGGCACCTGGAAGACCATCGACGACAACACCGGCAAGCCGCGCGGGCTGGTGGAGATCACCGAGAAGAACGGCGTCTACAGCGGACGCCTGCTCAAGAGCTTCGTCGACAGCGACGGCAAGCCGCGGGTGTGCGACAAGTGCACCGACGCACGCAAGGACCAGCCGCTGATCGGCATGACCATCCTGTCGGGCCTGCGCAAGACCGGCGACAACGAGTGGAGCGGCGGCGAGATCCTCGATCCGGAGAACGGCAAGGTCTACAAGAGCAAGATGTCGCTGGCCGAGGATGGCAACAAGCTCAACGTGCGCGGCTTCATCGGCATCAGCCTGATCGGGCGCACCCAGACCTGGGAGCGCGAGCACTGA
- a CDS encoding TonB-dependent receptor yields the protein MRIKLHPICAAVAGSFVFQPVLVWAQAAPAAPAQLPEVTVKADVSRELGTGYNPPNAVSATKTEAPLRDVPQTVNVVTADVMRDQHATSMQDALKNVPGVSFSHGDGQRDQVSIRGFTAIADQFVDGIRDDALYFRDMSNVDRVEVIKGPAAVLYGRGSSGGLINRVTKKPGIDVTDFALSYGMWADRRAEADVGRVFADGAAAFRVTGAVQKANSYRSQQFLDRAAIAPSLELRVAPETTVLFQADYLEDRRVTDFGIPAYRGRPVDVPASRYYGAANARDADYSQSRVFSGTATINHRFNENWSIRNATRYYHYSLDRNNTLTAAVNEATQRLTMNHGNVRREEHGWFNQTDLIQKATLFGTRHEILYGMEIGQQNKDQINNTKPVPGTFDLFNPVLPVLPRQAPGNPTTSNLGIFNTLAFYTQDMITFSEQWKALVGVRYDNFQQETRNRIAGQRDLSRTDTAWSPRAGLVWQPTKTQSYYVSWSKSFQPSGEAFAVAANNADLGPESTRNTEVGAKYDWLNGKASTTISVFRLERSNMKVQNAAGNAILPIGTQRTDGVELSGAAELPQGWRVLAGYAYLDARVTNSTQIDAGQPVQGKRATITPMHSGNVWLTKDLGHGFGVGAGLNLVGKRFANPGNTVTLPGYVTADAMAWYRRGAFEAQLNVYNLLDKGYIVSAHGTNANLNMPGAPRSVMATLRYRM from the coding sequence ATGAGAATAAAACTTCACCCGATTTGTGCCGCGGTGGCGGGGAGCTTCGTTTTTCAACCGGTGCTGGTGTGGGCACAAGCCGCACCGGCGGCGCCGGCGCAGTTGCCGGAGGTCACCGTCAAGGCGGACGTCAGCCGTGAACTGGGCACGGGCTACAACCCGCCCAATGCGGTCAGCGCGACCAAGACCGAGGCGCCGCTGCGCGACGTCCCGCAAACCGTCAACGTGGTCACCGCCGATGTCATGCGCGACCAGCACGCCACCTCGATGCAGGACGCGCTGAAGAACGTGCCGGGCGTGTCGTTCTCGCACGGCGACGGCCAGCGCGACCAGGTCTCGATCCGCGGCTTCACCGCGATCGCCGACCAGTTCGTCGACGGCATCCGCGACGATGCGCTGTACTTCCGCGACATGTCCAACGTCGACCGCGTCGAGGTCATCAAGGGACCGGCGGCGGTGCTGTACGGGCGCGGCTCGTCGGGCGGCCTGATCAACCGCGTGACCAAGAAGCCTGGCATCGACGTCACCGACTTCGCGCTCAGCTACGGCATGTGGGCCGACCGCCGCGCCGAAGCCGACGTGGGCCGCGTGTTTGCCGACGGCGCCGCCGCGTTCCGCGTGACCGGCGCGGTGCAAAAGGCCAACAGCTACCGCTCGCAGCAGTTCCTGGACCGCGCGGCGATCGCGCCGTCGCTGGAGCTGCGCGTCGCGCCCGAGACCACCGTGCTGTTCCAGGCCGACTACCTGGAAGACCGGCGCGTGACCGACTTCGGCATCCCGGCTTACCGCGGGCGGCCGGTGGACGTGCCGGCGTCGCGCTACTACGGTGCGGCCAACGCGCGCGATGCTGACTACTCGCAGTCGCGTGTGTTCTCCGGTACCGCCACGATCAACCATCGCTTCAATGAGAACTGGTCGATCCGCAATGCGACGCGGTATTACCACTACTCGCTGGACCGGAACAACACGCTGACCGCCGCGGTCAACGAAGCGACGCAACGGCTGACCATGAACCACGGCAATGTCCGCCGCGAGGAACATGGCTGGTTCAACCAGACCGACCTGATCCAGAAGGCGACGCTCTTCGGCACCCGGCACGAGATCCTGTACGGCATGGAGATCGGCCAGCAGAACAAGGACCAGATCAACAACACCAAGCCGGTGCCGGGCACCTTCGACCTGTTCAACCCGGTGCTGCCGGTGCTGCCGCGTCAGGCGCCGGGCAACCCGACCACCTCGAACCTGGGCATCTTCAATACCCTGGCGTTCTACACCCAGGACATGATCACCTTCAGCGAACAGTGGAAGGCGCTGGTGGGTGTGCGCTACGACAACTTCCAGCAAGAGACCCGCAACCGCATCGCCGGCCAGCGCGATCTGTCGCGAACCGACACTGCCTGGAGCCCGCGCGCGGGCCTCGTTTGGCAGCCGACCAAGACCCAGTCGTACTACGTGTCCTGGAGCAAGTCGTTCCAGCCGTCGGGCGAAGCGTTCGCCGTGGCAGCAAACAATGCGGATCTCGGTCCGGAGAGCACTAGGAATACGGAAGTCGGTGCCAAGTATGACTGGCTGAACGGCAAGGCCAGCACCACGATCTCGGTGTTCCGCCTGGAGCGCAGCAATATGAAGGTGCAGAACGCTGCCGGCAACGCCATTCTCCCGATTGGCACGCAACGGACCGATGGCGTGGAATTGTCCGGCGCCGCAGAACTGCCGCAAGGCTGGCGTGTCCTGGCAGGCTACGCGTATCTTGACGCCCGGGTCACTAACTCCACCCAGATCGATGCCGGACAGCCGGTGCAGGGCAAGCGCGCGACGATTACGCCGATGCACAGCGGCAACGTCTGGCTGACCAAGGATCTGGGTCACGGCTTCGGCGTGGGCGCGGGCCTGAACCTGGTCGGCAAGCGCTTCGCGAATCCGGGCAACACCGTGACGCTGCCCGGCTACGTCACCGCCGACGCGATGGCCTGGTACCGCCGCGGCGCCTTCGAGGCGCAGCTGAACGTGTACAACCTGCTCGACAAGGGCTACATCGTCTCGGCGCACGGCACCAACGCCAACCTGAACATGCCGGGCGCTCCGCGCAGCGTCATGGCCACGCTGCGCTACCGCATGTAA
- a CDS encoding LysR family transcriptional regulator — protein MRGFDTDQLRTFVTVADSGSLSAAAPRLFLSQSSVSEQLRKLEERAGVPLLTRGRHGAQLTPAGQRLLDHARRILALNELALQELRGHALEGELRLAVTDYFRPGEIAGMLRRLRERYPYLRLHVTVMKSAAIDAAEARDAFDIGLSMRLPGTRGPAARGTVLRREPLAWVAAPAEADSLPATLPLVLLPDTCSLHQYVVQRLLRKRVPFEIAHSASGVAGLHLALAAGLGLSCLNASAIGPGVAPLDAATVARLGLPRLPEAEFFLLPARRGESAFIAEARDALAAQLA, from the coding sequence ATGCGTGGATTCGACACCGACCAGTTGCGCACCTTCGTGACGGTTGCCGACAGCGGCAGCCTGTCGGCCGCCGCGCCCAGGCTGTTCCTGTCGCAGTCGTCGGTCAGCGAGCAGCTGCGCAAGCTGGAAGAGCGCGCCGGCGTGCCGCTGCTGACGCGCGGCCGCCACGGCGCGCAGCTGACGCCGGCCGGACAGCGCTTGCTGGATCATGCGCGGCGCATCCTGGCGCTGAACGAACTGGCGCTGCAGGAGCTGCGCGGCCACGCGCTGGAGGGCGAGCTGCGCCTGGCGGTGACCGACTACTTCCGTCCGGGCGAGATCGCCGGCATGCTGCGCCGCCTGCGCGAGCGCTATCCGTACCTGCGCCTGCACGTGACGGTGATGAAGAGCGCGGCGATCGATGCCGCAGAGGCGCGCGACGCCTTCGATATCGGCCTCAGCATGCGGCTGCCCGGCACGCGCGGGCCGGCCGCGCGCGGCACCGTGCTGCGCCGCGAGCCGCTGGCCTGGGTGGCGGCGCCGGCCGAGGCCGACAGCCTGCCCGCGACCCTGCCCCTGGTGCTGCTGCCCGACACCTGCTCGCTGCACCAGTACGTGGTGCAGCGGCTGCTGCGCAAGCGGGTGCCGTTCGAGATCGCGCACTCGGCGTCAGGCGTGGCGGGGCTGCACCTGGCGCTGGCGGCGGGGCTGGGCCTGTCGTGCCTGAACGCGTCGGCGATCGGGCCCGGCGTGGCGCCGCTGGACGCTGCCACGGTCGCGCGGCTGGGGTTGCCGCGGTTGCCGGAGGCGGAGTTCTTCCTGCTGCCGGCGCGGCGCGGGGAGTCGGCCTTCATTGCGGAAGCGCGCGATGCGCTGGCCGCACAACTGGCCTAG
- a CDS encoding tautomerase family protein: MPHIVLHLSGQADADLTRRSAKAIADLTERVLGKRRDVIAVTVQYIPHDSWIIGDAPLSEQGRNAFHLDISVTDETNTKAEKAQFIAAVFETMSGLLGNLHPVSYVHVIDARAAAYGYGGRTQEYRHQHG; this comes from the coding sequence ATGCCCCACATCGTCCTGCACCTGTCCGGCCAAGCCGATGCCGACCTCACCCGCCGCAGCGCCAAGGCGATCGCCGACCTGACCGAGCGCGTGCTCGGCAAGCGGCGCGACGTGATCGCCGTCACGGTCCAGTACATCCCGCACGACAGCTGGATCATCGGCGACGCGCCGCTGTCCGAGCAGGGCCGCAACGCCTTCCACCTTGACATCAGCGTGACCGATGAAACCAACACCAAGGCGGAGAAGGCGCAGTTCATCGCGGCCGTGTTCGAGACCATGTCCGGGCTGCTGGGCAACCTGCATCCGGTCTCCTACGTCCACGTGATCGACGCCCGCGCCGCGGCGTATGGCTACGGCGGGCGCACGCAGGAGTATCGTCACCAGCACGGGTGA
- a CDS encoding GntP family permease, translating to MSFLIVLAALAFLMFAAYRGYSVILFAPIAALAAVLLTEPSAVAPVFSGIFMEKMVGFVKLYFPVFLLGAVFGKVVELSGFSESIVAAAIRYIGRSRANAVIVTVCALLTYGGVSLFVVVFAVYPFAAELYRQSNIPKRLMPGAIALGAFSFTMDSLPGTPQIQNIIPTNFFNTTSWAAPVLGVAGSLFILVVGLSYLEWRRRAAAARGEGYGTNLRNEPERSQAGKLPHPLLALLPLVVVGVANFWLTRMIPQWYGESSSVALPGLATPVETSIASVTAIWAVEGALLLGIAVVLLTAFGALRERFAEGTKGAVGGALLASMNTASEYGFGGVIAALPGFLVVSDALRAIPNPLVNAAVSVSTLAGITGSASGGMSIALAAMSQTFIAGAQAMQIPLEVLHRVVSMASGGMDTLPHNGAVITLLAVTGLTHRESYRDIFAVTLIKTAAVFFVIALYFLTGLV from the coding sequence ATGTCGTTCCTGATCGTACTGGCAGCCCTTGCCTTCCTGATGTTCGCCGCGTACCGCGGCTACAGCGTGATCCTGTTCGCGCCGATCGCCGCGCTGGCGGCGGTGCTGCTGACCGAGCCGTCGGCGGTGGCGCCGGTGTTCAGCGGCATCTTCATGGAGAAGATGGTCGGCTTCGTGAAGCTGTATTTCCCTGTCTTCTTATTAGGCGCGGTGTTCGGCAAGGTAGTCGAGCTGTCGGGCTTTTCCGAGTCCATCGTCGCCGCGGCGATCCGCTATATCGGGCGGTCGCGCGCCAACGCGGTAATCGTCACGGTGTGCGCGCTGCTGACCTATGGCGGCGTGTCGCTGTTCGTGGTGGTGTTCGCGGTCTACCCGTTCGCCGCCGAGCTGTATCGCCAGAGCAACATCCCCAAGCGACTGATGCCGGGCGCGATCGCGCTGGGCGCGTTCTCGTTCACCATGGATTCGCTGCCGGGCACCCCGCAGATCCAGAACATCATTCCCACCAACTTCTTCAACACCACCTCGTGGGCCGCGCCGGTGCTGGGCGTGGCGGGCTCGCTGTTTATCCTGGTGGTGGGCCTGAGCTACCTGGAATGGCGCCGCCGCGCCGCCGCCGCGCGCGGCGAGGGCTATGGCACCAACCTGCGCAACGAGCCCGAGCGCAGCCAGGCCGGCAAGCTGCCGCACCCGCTGCTGGCGCTGCTGCCGCTGGTGGTGGTGGGCGTGGCCAACTTCTGGCTGACGCGGATGATTCCGCAGTGGTACGGCGAATCCAGCAGCGTGGCGCTGCCCGGCCTGGCCACGCCGGTGGAAACCAGCATCGCCAGCGTCACCGCGATCTGGGCGGTGGAAGGCGCGCTGCTGCTGGGCATCGCCGTGGTGCTGCTGACCGCCTTCGGCGCCCTGCGCGAGCGTTTTGCCGAGGGCACCAAGGGCGCGGTCGGCGGCGCGCTGCTGGCGTCGATGAACACCGCGTCGGAATACGGCTTCGGCGGCGTCATCGCGGCGCTGCCGGGCTTCCTGGTGGTCAGCGATGCGCTGCGCGCCATCCCCAACCCGCTGGTCAATGCCGCGGTCTCGGTCAGCACGCTGGCCGGCATCACCGGGTCGGCCTCGGGCGGCATGAGCATTGCGCTGGCGGCGATGTCGCAGACCTTTATCGCGGGCGCGCAGGCCATGCAGATCCCGCTGGAGGTGCTGCACCGCGTGGTGTCGATGGCCAGCGGCGGCATGGACACCCTGCCGCACAACGGCGCGGTGATCACGCTGCTGGCGGTGACCGGCCTGACCCACCGCGAGTCCTACCGCGATATCTTCGCGGTCACGCTGATCAAGACCGCCGCGGTGTTCTTCGTCATCGCGCTGTATTTTCTGACCGGACTGGTTTGA
- a CDS encoding aldo/keto reductase, protein MKQVTLPDGERVPALGMGTWNMGESAAARAEEIATLRLGLDLGLRLIDTAEMYGEGQSEAMIGEAIAGRRDQAFLVSKVYPFNACRRGTVQACERSLQRLGTDRIDLYLLHWRGGVPLEETVQAMEALQRDGKIRHWGVSNLDLSNMQELWDAPGGSRVATNQLLYNLGRRGIEWDLLPWLRQRGVPVMAYSPIEQSRLLGHPGLKRFARDHGMSAAQAALAWLLAQDGVIAIPKTSRRDRLQENLEALSKPLSPAQLAEIDRIFPPPDGPGALEML, encoded by the coding sequence ATGAAGCAAGTCACCCTGCCCGACGGCGAGCGCGTCCCGGCGCTCGGCATGGGCACATGGAATATGGGAGAGTCGGCCGCCGCGCGCGCGGAAGAGATCGCCACGCTGCGCCTGGGGCTGGACCTGGGCCTGCGCCTGATCGATACCGCCGAGATGTACGGCGAAGGCCAGTCCGAGGCCATGATCGGCGAGGCCATCGCCGGCCGGCGCGACCAGGCCTTCCTGGTCAGCAAGGTCTATCCCTTCAACGCCTGCCGGCGCGGCACCGTGCAGGCCTGCGAGCGCAGCCTGCAGCGGCTGGGCACCGACCGCATCGACCTTTACCTGCTGCACTGGCGCGGCGGCGTGCCGCTGGAAGAGACCGTGCAGGCGATGGAGGCCTTGCAGCGCGACGGCAAGATCCGCCACTGGGGCGTCAGCAACCTGGACCTGTCCAATATGCAGGAATTGTGGGACGCGCCGGGCGGTAGCCGCGTGGCCACCAACCAGCTGCTGTACAACCTGGGCCGGCGCGGCATCGAATGGGACCTGTTGCCGTGGCTGCGCCAGCGCGGCGTGCCGGTGATGGCGTATTCCCCGATCGAACAGTCGCGCCTGCTGGGGCATCCCGGGCTGAAGCGCTTCGCGCGCGACCACGGCATGAGCGCGGCGCAGGCGGCGCTGGCCTGGCTGCTGGCGCAGGACGGCGTCATCGCCATCCCCAAGACCAGCCGGCGCGATCGGCTACAGGAAAACCTGGAGGCGCTGTCGAAGCCGCTGTCGCCCGCCCAGCTGGCCGAGATCGACCGCATCTTCCCGCCGCCCGACGGCCCGGGGGCGCTGGAAATGCTCTGA